From Selenomonas ruminantium AC2024, a single genomic window includes:
- a CDS encoding MurR/RpiR family transcriptional regulator, whose amino-acid sequence MRLEEIINQHRQNLNDTDMVIYKYIVQHRAQARHISIHELAKNCAVSSTTIVRFAQKLGFDGFGDLKAVLKLEEGDKSVYKDDVLQDLQEFYSQTASKVFKRNFDSASRLIHEANRVFIFASGYVQSNVAQELKRLFFYDNVLIYEISGREEFASISRNLTADDLFIFVSLSGETPLVVDFARHLQLLDVPFISITKLHDNTLASLSTVNLYVSPARFQLYDTDDEHTAFQSMMPYFMLIEVWYVKYRMYLQRKG is encoded by the coding sequence ATGCGATTGGAAGAAATCATCAACCAGCATCGGCAAAATCTGAATGATACCGATATGGTTATCTATAAATATATTGTTCAGCATCGCGCGCAGGCACGTCATATTTCCATTCACGAACTGGCGAAGAACTGTGCGGTGTCGTCCACAACTATCGTGCGCTTTGCCCAGAAGCTGGGTTTCGACGGCTTTGGCGACTTGAAGGCCGTGCTCAAGTTGGAGGAAGGGGATAAGTCTGTTTACAAGGATGATGTGCTGCAGGATTTGCAGGAATTCTATTCCCAGACTGCCAGCAAAGTGTTCAAGCGGAATTTTGACAGCGCCAGCCGTCTGATACATGAGGCCAACCGGGTCTTTATCTTTGCGTCGGGTTATGTGCAGAGCAATGTGGCGCAGGAGCTGAAGCGCTTGTTCTTTTACGATAATGTGTTGATTTATGAAATCAGCGGGCGGGAGGAGTTTGCTTCGATTTCCCGCAATCTTACGGCAGATGACCTCTTTATCTTCGTTTCTCTGTCCGGGGAAACGCCGCTGGTGGTGGACTTTGCCCGGCATCTGCAGCTGTTGGATGTGCCCTTTATCTCTATAACCAAGCTGCATGATAACACGCTGGCCAGCTTGTCCACGGTGAACCTCTATGTATCTCCAGCCCGGTTCCAGCTCTATGATACGGATGATGAGCATACGGCCTTTCAGTCCATGATGCCGTACTTTATGCTGATTGAGGTCTGGTATGTGAAGTATCGGATGTACTTGCAGCGCAAGGGCTGA
- a CDS encoding sigma-70 family RNA polymerase sigma factor produces MYSLQEENELIHHAQAGNQSACAQLLAAYDGLIDHMRRRYQYTPTGKLLADDALSILQLAFMEAIHDFNPSLGIHFAAFLQSRLHAALYKAFKQTCRYNERTAHPTAPAGEDEHDFFALQESSAPTPERSLLAREELANLLHQLNPQEKELLQLIYAQGLPQITAARILHISPQTLNKRKKRLQEHCLQIRENKNRP; encoded by the coding sequence ATGTACAGCCTGCAGGAAGAAAATGAACTCATCCACCATGCACAAGCAGGAAATCAGTCTGCCTGTGCCCAATTATTAGCCGCCTATGACGGTCTTATCGACCATATGCGCCGCCGCTACCAATACACGCCCACCGGAAAACTGCTGGCCGATGATGCTCTGAGCATTCTGCAGCTGGCATTTATGGAAGCAATCCATGATTTCAACCCGTCCCTGGGTATTCACTTTGCCGCATTCCTACAAAGCCGCCTTCATGCCGCCCTATACAAAGCCTTCAAACAAACCTGCAGATACAATGAGCGCACCGCCCATCCCACCGCCCCAGCAGGAGAAGATGAGCATGATTTTTTCGCCCTGCAGGAAAGCTCTGCCCCCACACCGGAACGCAGCCTGCTTGCCCGTGAGGAACTGGCCAATCTGCTGCACCAACTGAATCCGCAGGAAAAAGAACTCCTGCAGCTTATCTATGCTCAGGGGCTCCCACAGATAACTGCCGCCCGCATCCTGCATATCAGCCCCCAGACACTGAACAAGCGCAAAAAAAGATTGCAGGAACACTGCCTGCAAATCCGGGAAAATAAAAACCGCCCTTAG
- a CDS encoding LacI family DNA-binding transcriptional regulator, whose translation MEQKVTIKDVAELAGVSKSTVSRYLNNGYISVEKQVRVRKAIEETGFQSNFFAKRLKTRESKLIGIVLPRMDSVTVGKLLAGITRVLEPEGYQSILLVSQLSGEKELENMQKLQQQGVDAILVDSVGITPEHVRRAKEWSLPILYTGQQQAEVHCLKIDDAAAGHRMGVYLRQMGHKHAVFAGVTESDEAVGIERKAGFVAGFCEGRTDAKVDFVETGFDFLSAYNQAEEIRKLAPSVVVGATDNISLGILRYFHERGVHVPEDISVVGFGGYDVGAVVYPALTTVAFDYELMGMKAASYILNLLRGKGREETNLDMPLFFVERESVRDLNAAVDEPSLNAMPGMA comes from the coding sequence ATGGAACAAAAAGTAACCATAAAAGATGTGGCAGAACTGGCGGGCGTATCCAAGAGCACAGTGTCCCGCTATTTGAATAACGGTTATATCAGTGTAGAAAAACAGGTGCGGGTGCGCAAGGCTATTGAGGAGACGGGCTTTCAGTCGAACTTTTTTGCCAAGCGGCTCAAAACCCGGGAGAGCAAATTGATTGGCATTGTGTTGCCCCGCATGGATTCCGTTACCGTGGGGAAACTTTTGGCGGGGATTACCCGGGTGCTGGAACCGGAGGGCTATCAGAGCATTTTGCTGGTAAGTCAGCTGTCCGGCGAAAAGGAATTGGAGAATATGCAGAAGCTCCAGCAACAGGGCGTGGATGCCATTTTGGTGGATTCGGTAGGCATCACGCCGGAACATGTGCGGCGGGCCAAGGAATGGTCTTTGCCAATCCTTTATACCGGCCAGCAGCAGGCGGAGGTGCACTGCCTTAAAATCGATGACGCTGCTGCCGGACACCGCATGGGTGTTTACCTGCGGCAGATGGGGCATAAGCATGCGGTCTTTGCCGGTGTCACGGAAAGTGATGAAGCTGTGGGCATTGAGCGTAAGGCAGGCTTTGTGGCAGGTTTCTGCGAAGGCCGGACGGATGCCAAAGTGGACTTTGTCGAAACAGGCTTTGATTTCCTGTCCGCCTACAATCAGGCAGAGGAAATACGCAAATTAGCCCCCAGCGTTGTCGTGGGGGCTACGGATAATATCAGTCTGGGTATTCTGCGTTACTTCCATGAGCGGGGCGTCCATGTGCCAGAGGATATCTCCGTGGTGGGCTTTGGCGGCTATGATGTGGGCGCCGTTGTCTATCCGGCGTTGACTACCGTGGCCTTTGATTACGAACTCATGGGCATGAAGGCGGCCAGCTATATTCTGAACCTGTTACGGGGCAAGGGCCGGGAGGAGACAAATCTCGATATGCCATTGTTCTTCGTGGAGCGTGAGAGCGTGCGTGACCTTAACGCTGCTGTGGATGAACCTTCACTGAATGCCATGCCCGGTATGGCCTGA
- a CDS encoding uracil-DNA glycosylase, protein MEIFHNDWADLLRDEMAKPYYRELRQFLISEYRTRQIFPDMYSIFNALHYTSYADTKVVILGQDPYHGDGQAHGLSFSVMPGVEPPPSLINIFKELSTDLGCTVPNNGCLKPWAEQGVLLLNTVLTVRAHQAASHQGKGWEQFTDKIIELLNAREKPMAFILWGSPARRKKAMITNPKHFIVESPHPSPLSAFRGFFGSRPFSRVNDFLQSTGQEPINWQLPNI, encoded by the coding sequence ATGGAGATTTTTCATAATGACTGGGCTGACCTTTTGCGGGACGAAATGGCCAAGCCCTATTACCGCGAACTGCGGCAGTTTTTGATTAGCGAATACCGTACCCGCCAGATTTTTCCGGATATGTATTCGATTTTTAATGCCTTGCATTATACTAGTTACGCCGATACGAAGGTGGTTATCTTAGGTCAGGACCCTTATCATGGGGATGGGCAGGCGCATGGGCTTTCTTTTTCGGTAATGCCGGGCGTGGAGCCGCCGCCGTCGCTTATCAATATCTTCAAGGAGCTCTCAACGGATTTAGGCTGTACGGTGCCGAACAATGGTTGCTTGAAGCCCTGGGCGGAGCAGGGCGTGCTGCTTTTGAACACGGTACTGACGGTCCGCGCCCATCAGGCGGCATCTCATCAGGGGAAGGGCTGGGAGCAGTTTACCGATAAGATTATCGAACTGCTGAATGCCCGCGAAAAGCCCATGGCCTTTATCCTCTGGGGCTCACCTGCCCGGCGCAAGAAGGCCATGATTACCAATCCGAAACACTTTATCGTGGAATCTCCGCATCCTAGTCCTCTGTCGGCTTTCCGTGGCTTCTTTGGCAGCCGTCCTTTCTCGCGGGTTAATGACTTTTTGCAGAGCACAGGACAGGAACCTATCAACTGGCAGCTGCCTAATATTTGA
- the folK gene encoding 2-amino-4-hydroxy-6-hydroxymethyldihydropteridine diphosphokinase: MNIYLSLGANLGSRGETLREALRQIACLPQTALKAVAPFYETAPWGNLEQPAFINTAAMVETELSPLNFLHKTQQIELDLGRVRHEHWGARTIDIDLLWAEDFVSDTEELKLPHPYVTERAFVLMPLRDIAPNLLVQGRTVDDWCRDERIEQQEIHPAAEISEPYPLSMIACVDEQMGIGRQGKLLVHHAEDMQHFRQETIGQVVIMGRKTLESLPDGKPLPGRINIVLSRSLVRDDVLICRNLAELWTLLGRLQVEQPRRKFICMGGGEIYSLLLPYAKEIMLTKVKGKFAADTFFPAHEEFFEAAREARSGLSFVRLLRAGAEYRSW; encoded by the coding sequence ATGAACATTTATTTGAGTTTGGGCGCAAATCTGGGGAGTCGCGGGGAAACCTTGCGAGAGGCACTGCGACAGATTGCCTGTTTGCCCCAGACAGCTTTAAAAGCGGTGGCTCCTTTTTATGAAACGGCACCCTGGGGAAATTTGGAGCAGCCAGCATTTATCAATACGGCGGCGATGGTGGAAACGGAACTGTCGCCGCTGAACTTTTTGCATAAGACCCAGCAGATTGAACTTGATTTGGGACGGGTGCGCCATGAACATTGGGGGGCACGCACGATTGATATTGATTTGCTTTGGGCAGAGGACTTTGTTTCGGATACGGAAGAATTAAAGCTGCCCCATCCCTATGTGACAGAGCGGGCCTTTGTGCTGATGCCTTTGCGGGATATTGCGCCGAATTTACTGGTGCAGGGACGCACGGTGGACGATTGGTGCCGGGACGAACGGATTGAGCAGCAGGAAATCCATCCAGCCGCAGAGATTAGTGAGCCGTATCCCTTGTCGATGATTGCCTGCGTGGATGAACAGATGGGCATTGGGCGGCAGGGCAAACTCTTGGTGCATCATGCGGAGGATATGCAGCATTTTCGGCAGGAAACTATCGGGCAGGTAGTGATTATGGGGCGCAAGACTTTGGAATCCCTGCCGGATGGGAAGCCATTGCCGGGGCGGATAAATATCGTGTTATCCCGAAGTCTGGTGCGGGATGATGTGCTTATCTGCCGTAATCTTGCGGAGCTATGGACGCTGTTGGGCAGGTTGCAAGTGGAACAGCCTCGCAGAAAGTTTATCTGCATGGGGGGCGGGGAGATTTACTCGCTGTTGCTGCCTTATGCGAAGGAGATTATGCTGACGAAAGTTAAGGGAAAGTTCGCGGCGGATACTTTCTTTCCGGCTCACGAAGAGTTTTTCGAGGCGGCAAGGGAGGCTCGGAGCGGGCTTTCATTTGTGAGGCTATTGCGGGCGGGAGCTGAATATAGGAGTTGGTAA
- the folB gene encoding dihydroneopterin aldolase yields the protein MDKIKLTGLNFYGYHGCLPSERQMGQEFIVDLSMYLDLKEAGKSDKLAATVNYAEVYDVVKKIVEGEPRKLIEVVGEEIAQTILKDFRLVEKVRVTVHKPHAPLPGRFTDASISVVRSRS from the coding sequence ATGGATAAGATTAAACTGACGGGCCTGAATTTCTATGGGTATCACGGCTGCCTGCCTAGTGAGCGGCAGATGGGCCAGGAATTTATCGTAGATCTTTCGATGTATCTGGATTTGAAGGAAGCAGGCAAATCCGATAAGCTGGCGGCGACGGTAAACTACGCAGAAGTTTATGATGTGGTCAAGAAAATCGTGGAAGGCGAGCCGCGTAAGCTCATTGAAGTGGTCGGTGAAGAAATCGCCCAGACGATTTTAAAGGATTTCCGTTTGGTGGAAAAAGTGCGGGTTACGGTACACAAGCCCCATGCGCCGCTGCCGGGAAGATTTACGGATGCCTCTATCAGCGTAGTGCGTTCGCGGAGCTAA
- the folP gene encoding dihydropteroate synthase: MVQRKYTFADGKTLTLGEKTLVMGILNITPDSFSDGGKFNTRDKALRHLEEMVADGADIIDVGAESSRPGFTPMPASEEMERLMPLLEEILKNSPVPVSVDTFKAETARAAARAGAHILNDIWGLQYAAEPGEMAKAAAECGLPVIVMHNQHGTEYSGDIIDSMQDFFQESLRIGREAGMQDAQFIFDPGIGFGKTAEQNVEVLRRQEELLQVAGKEYPLLLAASRKSFIGKTLNLPVEERMEATGAACVVGIMKGASIVRVHDVKPIVRMCRMTDVILRSGKNG, from the coding sequence ATGGTACAACGGAAATACACGTTTGCGGATGGCAAGACGTTGACTTTAGGTGAAAAAACACTGGTCATGGGCATACTCAACATCACGCCGGATTCCTTTTCCGATGGCGGCAAATTCAACACGCGGGACAAGGCGCTGCGTCACTTGGAAGAAATGGTGGCTGATGGTGCCGACATCATCGATGTGGGGGCAGAATCCAGCCGTCCGGGTTTTACGCCGATGCCCGCCAGCGAGGAAATGGAACGGCTCATGCCTTTGCTGGAAGAAATCCTCAAAAACTCGCCGGTGCCGGTATCGGTGGATACGTTCAAGGCAGAAACTGCGCGGGCGGCGGCTCGCGCTGGAGCGCATATTCTCAACGATATCTGGGGCTTGCAGTATGCGGCTGAACCGGGAGAGATGGCCAAGGCAGCGGCCGAATGCGGTCTGCCTGTAATTGTGATGCACAATCAGCATGGTACGGAGTATAGCGGCGATATTATTGATTCTATGCAGGACTTTTTCCAGGAATCCCTGCGTATTGGCCGGGAAGCCGGCATGCAGGACGCACAGTTCATCTTTGACCCGGGAATTGGCTTTGGCAAGACTGCGGAGCAGAATGTGGAGGTTTTGCGGCGGCAGGAGGAACTCTTGCAAGTAGCGGGGAAAGAATATCCGTTGCTGCTGGCCGCCAGCCGCAAGAGTTTTATTGGCAAGACGCTGAACTTGCCGGTGGAAGAACGCATGGAGGCCACGGGGGCAGCCTGTGTAGTTGGCATTATGAAGGGTGCGTCCATCGTGCGGGTGCATGATGTGAAGCCTATTGTACGGATGTGCCGGATGACGGATGTTATATTAAGGAGCGGAAAAAATGGATAA
- the folE gene encoding GTP cyclohydrolase I → MANERAIKAMSEFLEAVGVDIKARGMEKTPARVAQMYEFLFNGMGKETEPLWGETFDAGSDGIVAVRHVPFYSMCEHHLVPFFGEASIAYLPENGRVAGFSKFSKLVEQLSHQPQLQERLTAQIAAAVQKDLGARGVLVIIEAQQLCMTMRGDLAHGTRTVTSECNGVFKEDTALYQQAWMILGGEKA, encoded by the coding sequence TTGGCAAATGAGCGGGCGATAAAGGCCATGAGTGAATTTTTGGAAGCCGTAGGCGTGGATATAAAGGCCCGGGGCATGGAAAAGACGCCGGCCCGGGTGGCACAGATGTATGAGTTTCTGTTTAACGGAATGGGCAAGGAGACGGAACCGCTTTGGGGAGAAACATTTGATGCAGGTTCGGATGGCATTGTGGCGGTGCGACATGTGCCGTTCTACTCCATGTGCGAGCATCATCTGGTTCCCTTTTTCGGGGAGGCCAGCATTGCTTATTTGCCGGAAAATGGACGGGTAGCAGGCTTCAGCAAGTTCTCCAAACTGGTGGAGCAGCTTTCCCATCAGCCCCAACTGCAGGAAAGACTTACTGCGCAGATTGCAGCGGCCGTGCAGAAGGATTTGGGGGCCAGAGGCGTATTGGTCATCATCGAAGCCCAGCAGCTCTGCATGACCATGCGGGGGGATTTGGCACATGGCACCCGCACGGTAACCTCGGAATGCAATGGCGTATTTAAGGAAGATACCGCCCTTTATCAACAGGCATGGATGATTTTGGGAGGAGAAAAGGCATAA
- a CDS encoding phosphatase: MLDLLDVHTHTIASVHAYSTLREMITAAKEKGLKLIGISDHAPSMPGSFHEYYFCNFKVIRRDAYGIDLVMGAELNIIDYSGSTDLRQDLLDRMDYAIASLHDPCIKPGTKEQNTAALIGAMKNPRVKIIGHPDNPKYPVDFDALAKAAKENHVLLECNNSSYTPGGSRKGSRELAGELLTACKKHGTMVIMGSDAHIDLDVGSHQHAMEMIEKYQFPEELVINSQPELFKKLISQ; encoded by the coding sequence ATGTTAGATTTGCTCGATGTCCATACCCATACCATTGCCAGCGTTCACGCTTACAGCACCCTGCGGGAAATGATTACCGCCGCCAAGGAAAAGGGACTCAAACTTATCGGCATTTCCGACCACGCTCCCTCCATGCCCGGCTCCTTTCATGAATATTATTTCTGCAACTTCAAGGTCATCCGCCGTGATGCCTACGGCATCGATTTAGTCATGGGGGCTGAACTCAACATCATCGACTATTCCGGCAGCACAGATTTGCGTCAGGATTTGCTCGACCGCATGGACTATGCCATTGCCAGCCTCCACGACCCTTGCATAAAGCCCGGCACGAAAGAGCAGAACACTGCCGCCCTGATTGGTGCCATGAAAAATCCCCGGGTCAAAATCATCGGCCACCCGGACAATCCCAAATATCCTGTCGATTTTGATGCACTGGCCAAAGCCGCCAAAGAAAATCACGTGCTGCTCGAATGCAACAACAGCTCCTACACCCCCGGCGGCAGCCGCAAGGGCTCCCGGGAACTGGCGGGGGAACTCTTAACTGCCTGCAAGAAACACGGCACCATGGTCATCATGGGCAGCGATGCCCATATCGACCTGGATGTCGGCAGCCACCAGCACGCCATGGAAATGATAGAAAAATACCAGTTCCCGGAGGAACTGGTGATCAACAGCCAACCTGAATTGTTCAAGAAATTGATAAGTCAGTAA
- a CDS encoding IS30 family transposase: protein MRYNGWLNAPKSTTASVIKKLRHRGKRRRKRSVEEKRGKIQISHDISERPAGAENRSEIGHWEADTVVGQQGKSCLVTLVDRKSRYLMCGKADKKNAQAVSRTIMDLLLGVTALSVTPDRGKEFARHADVTEYLDGLPFYFPQPHQPWQKGL, encoded by the coding sequence GTGCGATATAACGGATGGTTGAACGCTCCCAAATCCACCACGGCAAGTGTCATAAAGAAATTGAGGCACCGTGGCAAACGTAGGAGGAAACGTTCAGTCGAAGAGAAGCGTGGTAAAATCCAAATTAGCCATGATATTTCAGAACGCCCAGCAGGTGCCGAAAACCGTTCAGAAATAGGGCATTGGGAAGCTGATACCGTTGTTGGCCAGCAAGGAAAATCCTGCCTTGTAACCCTGGTAGACCGAAAAAGCCGCTACCTTATGTGTGGCAAGGCTGACAAGAAAAATGCTCAGGCAGTCAGCAGGACAATAATGGATCTGCTTCTTGGTGTCACAGCCCTGTCGGTAACGCCTGACAGGGGCAAAGAATTTGCCCGCCATGCAGATGTGACAGAATACCTAGATGGCCTGCCGTTCTATTTTCCGCAGCCTCACCAGCCGTGGCAAAAGGGGCTCTAA
- a CDS encoding DUF805 domain-containing protein, protein MSHFCSKCGAKLEEGTVFCGSCGKKVEDVIPLEEKHIQQPIQQINYQTEVGNTQLGYQEESTFQEMFLKRTGRLNRLRYFKRCLVLGVINFILVMIADAVFLKPWELTNSAYEGFTILCGLAMLYPEFCLNSRRLEDLDKPKEMAYWLAGIGAVAVISSTAFESTKGGIVALLYLVATLYLLLAEGTKGDNKYGPDPLGRT, encoded by the coding sequence ATGAGTCACTTTTGTTCAAAATGTGGTGCTAAGTTAGAAGAAGGAACAGTATTCTGTGGTTCATGCGGAAAAAAAGTTGAAGACGTTATTCCTTTAGAAGAAAAACATATTCAACAACCAATTCAACAAATTAATTATCAAACAGAAGTTGGAAATACGCAACTAGGGTATCAAGAAGAGTCTACTTTTCAAGAAATGTTCCTTAAAAGAACGGGAAGACTTAATAGACTAAGGTATTTTAAAAGATGTTTAGTACTTGGTGTGATTAACTTTATATTGGTTATGATTGCTGATGCTGTTTTTTTAAAGCCCTGGGAATTGACTAATTCTGCATATGAAGGGTTTACAATATTATGCGGTTTGGCAATGTTATATCCTGAATTTTGCTTAAATAGCCGGAGATTAGAGGATTTGGATAAACCTAAAGAAATGGCTTATTGGCTTGCTGGTATAGGGGCAGTTGCAGTAATTAGTAGTACGGCTTTTGAATCGACAAAGGGAGGCATAGTTGCTTTACTTTACTTAGTAGCTACATTGTACCTATTACTAGCTGAAGGTACCAAGGGTGATAATAAATATGGTCCTGACCCTTTAGGAAGAACGTGA
- a CDS encoding zinc ribbon domain-containing protein gives MADSKIFHINGNITPESIGREVEAFLRNEKELTVEGFSAQDGYLVQAKETSSWKTFTGLGKALQVQIIPSGENDVMVNIGIGKWADKAGAAAVGLFLFAPLAITAGVGAYMQNKLPGEVFDCIEKFIMAGGRSVRRNVTFERTDDTKIRCPSCGANNPKGTKFCSGCGSKLSDICPSCGKDVDLGKKFCPHCGSSMKKIKTITCPNCGSEVEEGRKFCSECGTSMELAVKDKCPKCGELVEKGTVFCPSCGSSINGEIVCSKCGSKMEATQKFCSKCGTKVES, from the coding sequence ATGGCTGATAGTAAAATTTTCCATATCAATGGTAATATCACCCCCGAAAGTATAGGTCGTGAAGTAGAAGCTTTTTTAAGGAATGAAAAAGAACTTACTGTTGAAGGTTTTTCTGCACAGGATGGTTACTTAGTGCAAGCAAAAGAAACATCTAGTTGGAAAACTTTTACAGGTTTAGGGAAAGCCTTACAGGTACAAATAATACCAAGCGGTGAAAATGATGTTATGGTAAATATTGGTATTGGTAAGTGGGCTGATAAAGCAGGCGCTGCAGCTGTTGGTTTATTTTTATTTGCGCCTTTAGCAATTACCGCTGGCGTTGGCGCATATATGCAAAATAAATTACCGGGTGAAGTTTTTGATTGTATTGAGAAATTTATAATGGCAGGCGGTCGTTCTGTTCGTCGAAATGTTACATTTGAGAGAACTGACGATACAAAGATTAGATGTCCATCATGTGGTGCTAATAATCCAAAAGGCACAAAATTTTGTTCTGGATGCGGGAGTAAACTATCAGATATATGTCCTTCGTGTGGTAAAGATGTTGATTTAGGAAAAAAATTCTGTCCTCATTGCGGTTCTTCGATGAAGAAGATAAAAACAATAACTTGCCCCAATTGTGGTTCGGAAGTTGAAGAAGGGCGTAAATTCTGTTCAGAATGTGGCACATCTATGGAGCTTGCAGTAAAAGATAAATGCCCTAAGTGTGGAGAATTAGTTGAAAAAGGGACAGTATTTTGTCCTTCGTGTGGATCATCTATAAATGGGGAGATTGTTTGTAGTAAATGTGGCAGTAAAATGGAAGCTACACAGAAGTTCTGCAGCAAATGTGGTACTAAAGTTGAATCTTAA
- a CDS encoding zinc ribbon domain-containing protein, translated as MPNFCKNCGNKLTEEMKFCNKCGTPIIQDKNSEQTIVPSAQSIHQKNAPQNPQSNENLNIKQNRQSNNKHNDSGQTIIIGILALLVLLGGGGYYFYKNKAPSQNISTNSTVKNDSSKNVQTSNEQKIEDNKESEHPSIKSTKKELEKYGFTCNIVATSYGHNQNGFLAVDKRNDGFHIMIVDSKNKRVAEATPRMTLEKFYSMKDKKNPDPIIIEFLIFSDTRGNDAEYGEWRGSNHFFPIYALYKFDSNGNIIPGMLTSGKGANPSHFQGVLYEKRNVELTNLFLEEALTLYRNAAKNYINL; from the coding sequence ATGCCTAATTTCTGTAAAAACTGCGGTAATAAATTAACTGAAGAAATGAAGTTTTGTAACAAATGTGGTACACCAATTATTCAAGATAAAAATAGTGAGCAAACAATTGTGCCGTCAGCGCAATCTATTCATCAAAAAAATGCGCCCCAAAATCCACAAAGTAATGAAAATTTAAATATTAAACAAAATCGACAATCAAATAACAAACATAATGATAGTGGACAAACTATTATTATAGGTATACTAGCCTTGTTAGTTTTACTTGGAGGAGGAGGATATTATTTCTATAAAAACAAAGCTCCATCTCAAAATATATCAACAAATTCAACTGTTAAAAACGATTCAAGCAAAAATGTTCAAACATCAAATGAACAAAAGATTGAAGATAATAAAGAAAGTGAACATCCATCTATAAAATCAACAAAAAAAGAACTAGAAAAATATGGATTCACCTGCAACATTGTTGCTACTTCATACGGGCATAATCAAAATGGATTTCTGGCAGTAGATAAACGTAATGATGGTTTCCATATAATGATTGTAGATAGTAAAAATAAAAGAGTTGCAGAAGCCACTCCTCGCATGACATTAGAAAAGTTTTATTCTATGAAAGATAAAAAAAATCCCGACCCTATTATTATAGAATTTTTAATTTTTTCTGATACAAGAGGTAATGATGCTGAATACGGAGAATGGAGAGGTAGTAATCATTTCTTCCCCATTTATGCACTTTATAAATTTGACAGCAATGGAAATATTATCCCAGGTATGCTAACAAGTGGAAAAGGTGCGAACCCATCACATTTTCAAGGAGTTTTATATGAAAAGAGAAATGTCGAGCTAACGAATCTATTTCTTGAAGAAGCTTTAACTTTATATAGAAATGCTGCAAAAAATTACATAAACCTTTAA
- a CDS encoding AIM24 family protein — protein MFCTNCGQKLPDESRFCTSCGAQLGSSPVAQANTGYVNSEPIHNGNFSIKQEEGNNRSCVSELGAVKVYEYKRDLSTNPLSAMFAYYASEMNIRKRQVWIELKDDSYRLQAGAMQMMVGNIAVKSDVKDAGDFLGKMVKSVVNNESAVKPLYSGSGTLILEPTYKHIILVNPNDWDGGIVVEDGMYLASSGDITIDMQSRANFSSAILGGEGLFNTKLVGDGVAVLESSIPYDELMEITLEDSIARIDGPYAVAWSGSLQFTVEKVNNSIISSVATGEGVVNVYRGTGKILVAPIDDLGEQKAIENTTSSNANSDSQSASKAGTALKLINNFLDD, from the coding sequence AATTGTGGACAAAAATTGCCGGATGAGTCTAGATTTTGTACTAGTTGTGGTGCACAACTTGGTTCATCACCAGTAGCACAAGCAAATACAGGATATGTAAATAGTGAACCGATACATAATGGCAATTTTTCAATAAAGCAAGAGGAAGGCAATAATAGAAGTTGTGTATCTGAATTAGGTGCAGTAAAAGTATATGAATATAAAAGAGATTTGTCAACCAATCCTCTTTCGGCTATGTTTGCATATTATGCATCTGAAATGAATATTCGTAAGCGTCAAGTTTGGATTGAATTAAAAGATGATTCATATAGATTGCAAGCTGGTGCTATGCAGATGATGGTAGGTAATATTGCTGTAAAATCGGATGTAAAAGATGCAGGAGACTTTCTTGGGAAAATGGTGAAAAGTGTTGTAAATAACGAATCAGCTGTAAAACCACTGTATTCAGGTAGTGGTACATTGATTCTTGAACCAACATATAAGCATATTATTTTAGTAAATCCTAACGATTGGGACGGTGGAATCGTTGTGGAAGATGGTATGTATCTTGCAAGTTCTGGTGATATAACTATTGATATGCAGTCAAGAGCCAATTTCTCTTCTGCTATTTTAGGTGGAGAGGGATTGTTCAATACTAAATTAGTTGGTGATGGAGTTGCTGTATTGGAATCTTCCATACCGTATGATGAATTGATGGAGATTACACTTGAAGATAGTATCGCAAGAATAGATGGTCCATATGCTGTTGCTTGGTCTGGTAGTTTGCAATTTACTGTAGAAAAAGTTAATAATTCTATTATTAGCAGTGTAGCTACTGGTGAAGGAGTAGTTAACGTATATCGAGGTACAGGAAAAATTCTTGTTGCACCTATTGATGATTTAGGTGAACAAAAAGCAATAGAAAATACGACATCTTCAAATGCAAATTCTGATTCACAATCAGCATCAAAAGCAGGGACGGCATTGAAATTAATTAATAATTTCTTGGATGACTGA